The following proteins are encoded in a genomic region of Ostrea edulis chromosome 7, xbOstEdul1.1, whole genome shotgun sequence:
- the LOC125653262 gene encoding universal stress protein MSMEG_3950/MSMEI_3859-like has protein sequence MSVRKRTITLFPLIVFIGSESSMATVVVAVDESKFAENAFRWYAANIHKPTNRVILLHAMENIFVPEMRRSTFPTTMSPGRIQELQKEAEEKSAALKKKFVDMAASLGVNAEVRIEKVDGKPEYAIVDVASQENAGCIVTGTRGMGVIRRTILGSTSDFILHHASCPVVVCKLEE, from the exons ATGTCAGTGCGcaaaagaacgataactctatTTCCCCTCATCGTCTTTATTGGATCCGAATCCAGCATGGCTACTGTTGTTGTGGCTGTGGATGAAAGTAAATTTGCTGAGAATGCATTCAGAT GGTATGCAGCTAACATCCATAAACCCACAAACAGGGTGATTTTACTACATGCCATGGAGAACATCTTTGTCCCTGAAATGAGGAGAAGCACGTTTCCTACAACAATGA GTCCTGGAAGAATTCAAGAACTCCAGAAGGAGGCAGAGGAAAAGTCAGCagcactgaaaaaaaaatttgtcgATATGGCTGCCAGTCTTGGG GTTAATGCTGAAGTCCGCATAGAAAAAGTTGACGGTAAACCAGAATATGCAATTGTGGATGTGGCCAGCCAGGAGAATGCTGGTTGTATAGTGACCGGAACTAGGGGAATGGGAGTAATAAGGAGAACCATTCTGGGCAGTACCAGTGACTTTATTCTTCATCATGCCAGCTGTCCCGTGGTCGTCTGCAAATTAGaggaataa